From Cloacibacillus sp. An23, the proteins below share one genomic window:
- a CDS encoding AbrB family transcriptional regulator: MKWYWFIMINIFLTFCAGGAAALLFFKMKVPGGMLIGAVCGTVALSLATGRAEMPFAAKFVAQVSAGAFIGCSVSVRDIMALKRMRAPAAVVILSFLALDMILGLALYSFTSLDAITALLSAVPGGMSDVPLIAFDMHADVAEVVVLQFVRLCMGIGFFPAWIAWMYSRKRGGAAEAAAEPDAQPEEKATLTPLSVAAAFFTAAACGFAGLKLHVPAGALVFSIAGTLALKLLGIPAALPKRFKRFAQVLSGTYIGCSIGAEALRDIPQLVVPAVIIVAAYMLNAYAAGNLLCKKFGIPFKEAMLMVPPAGASDMALISADIGVHSPSLVVMQIFRMLMAASVFPQICYQITKLF, from the coding sequence ATTAAATGGTATTGGTTTATTATGATAAATATATTTCTGACATTTTGCGCGGGGGGTGCCGCCGCGCTGCTGTTTTTCAAGATGAAGGTCCCCGGCGGGATGCTTATAGGCGCGGTCTGCGGCACTGTCGCTCTTTCGCTTGCCACGGGGCGCGCGGAGATGCCCTTCGCGGCTAAGTTCGTCGCGCAGGTTTCGGCAGGGGCCTTCATCGGGTGCTCCGTGAGCGTTCGCGACATCATGGCGCTGAAGCGTATGCGCGCGCCCGCCGCCGTAGTGATTTTGTCCTTCCTCGCGCTCGATATGATCCTCGGCCTCGCGCTCTACTCCTTCACCTCGCTCGACGCGATAACGGCGCTGCTCAGCGCCGTCCCCGGCGGCATGAGCGACGTGCCGCTGATAGCCTTCGACATGCACGCGGACGTGGCCGAAGTCGTCGTGCTTCAGTTCGTGCGGCTCTGTATGGGAATAGGCTTTTTCCCGGCGTGGATAGCGTGGATGTATTCGAGGAAGCGCGGCGGAGCGGCTGAGGCCGCGGCAGAGCCCGATGCGCAGCCGGAGGAAAAGGCCACGCTCACGCCGCTGTCCGTAGCGGCGGCGTTTTTTACGGCGGCGGCCTGCGGCTTCGCGGGGCTGAAGCTCCATGTCCCGGCAGGGGCGTTGGTGTTTTCTATCGCGGGAACGCTCGCGCTGAAGCTGCTCGGTATTCCAGCCGCTCTGCCGAAGCGGTTCAAGCGTTTCGCGCAGGTGCTCTCCGGCACCTATATCGGATGCTCGATCGGCGCGGAGGCGCTGCGTGACATTCCGCAGCTTGTCGTCCCTGCCGTTATCATCGTCGCGGCGTATATGCTGAACGCCTACGCCGCCGGCAATCTGCTTTGCAAGAAATTCGGGATACCCTTCAAGGAGGCGATGCTGATGGTGCCCCCAGCCGGAGCGAGCGATATGGCGCTCATCTCGGCTGACATAGGCGTTCACAGCCCGTCGCTGGTCGTCATGCAGATATTCAGGATGCTAATGGCGGCTTCCGTTTTTCCGCAGATTTGCTATCAGATAACCAAGCTGTTTTGA
- a CDS encoding chloride channel protein, whose translation MDGTGNKENGEAVRIDVEQPDGADIVRDEVWLICAVAKWVIIAIVTGLAVGLVAGGFLLALRWSMDKAAALGRFRHLLLFPGLFVSYFLVRLLAPQSAGHGTEAVIDAIHNRRRTVIDVKAVPVKIAATIATIASGGSVGIEGPCAQIGSGVSYVLGKIFDLDESDLKKIIICGIAAGFCAVFSTPVTGAIFAVEVLFVGQIFYDVLFPSLISGIVGYFTAAAMGAGHASGVTVTVPELGPWALASSLAAGIFFGVIAIADIEGIHLAKKAFARFGVTGWKRPLAGAVLLLAIGMLFGGDFLGLGSDAIWAMVAGDESLPLGFAVKIAAMGITLAAGGCGGEITPTFFIGASAGLLFAAVFGLDPSFCAALGVCSVLAASTNTPISGTLFAMELFGAQIAAFAGVACAVSYLVVGHRSLYPTQVLLSPKSRAFSIRRTERGERLVRRFDSISLRRIAKFYAERIISGIIERRRAK comes from the coding sequence ATGGACGGGACGGGAAATAAAGAAAACGGGGAGGCGGTGCGCATAGACGTGGAGCAGCCGGACGGCGCGGACATCGTGCGCGACGAGGTGTGGCTCATCTGCGCCGTCGCGAAATGGGTGATAATCGCGATAGTCACCGGGCTCGCCGTCGGCCTGGTCGCGGGCGGCTTTCTGCTCGCGCTGCGCTGGAGCATGGACAAGGCCGCGGCGCTCGGACGCTTCCGCCATCTTCTGCTCTTTCCTGGGCTGTTTGTCAGCTATTTCCTCGTGCGGCTGCTCGCGCCGCAGTCCGCGGGGCACGGTACCGAGGCCGTCATAGACGCTATACACAACAGACGGCGCACCGTGATAGACGTGAAGGCCGTGCCGGTCAAGATAGCCGCTACGATAGCGACTATCGCGTCGGGCGGCTCCGTAGGCATCGAGGGGCCATGCGCGCAGATCGGCTCCGGCGTCTCATACGTCCTCGGCAAAATCTTCGATCTCGACGAATCCGACCTGAAAAAAATTATAATCTGCGGCATCGCGGCGGGCTTTTGCGCCGTCTTCAGCACTCCAGTCACAGGCGCGATATTCGCCGTCGAGGTGCTCTTCGTCGGACAGATATTCTACGACGTTCTTTTTCCGTCGCTGATAAGCGGCATCGTCGGCTATTTCACGGCCGCCGCGATGGGCGCGGGCCACGCGTCCGGCGTGACCGTCACGGTGCCCGAGCTCGGCCCGTGGGCCCTCGCCTCTTCGCTCGCCGCAGGGATATTCTTCGGCGTTATTGCGATAGCGGACATCGAGGGCATCCACCTGGCTAAAAAAGCGTTCGCGCGCTTCGGCGTTACGGGGTGGAAGCGTCCGCTCGCGGGCGCGGTCCTGCTGCTCGCCATAGGGATGCTGTTCGGCGGCGATTTCCTCGGCCTCGGCAGCGACGCTATATGGGCGATGGTGGCGGGGGACGAAAGCCTGCCTCTCGGCTTCGCCGTCAAAATAGCCGCGATGGGCATAACGCTGGCTGCGGGAGGCTGCGGCGGCGAAATTACTCCGACATTCTTCATCGGCGCCTCCGCCGGCCTGCTCTTCGCCGCCGTCTTCGGCCTCGACCCGTCCTTCTGCGCCGCGCTCGGCGTCTGCTCCGTCCTCGCCGCATCGACGAACACGCCGATATCCGGCACGCTCTTCGCAATGGAGCTCTTCGGCGCGCAGATAGCCGCCTTCGCTGGCGTCGCCTGCGCCGTATCATACCTAGTGGTCGGACACAGAAGCCTCTACCCGACTCAGGTGCTGCTTTCTCCTAAATCCCGAGCATTCTCCATAAGGCGCACGGAGCGCGGCGAACGCCTCGTAAGGCGTTTCGACAGCATATCGCTGCGCCGCATCGCCAAATTCTACGCGGAACGCATAATAAGCGGAATAATCGAAAGGAGGCGCGCGAAATAA
- a CDS encoding DUF3343 domain-containing protein has product MECLATFDTTHMALFFEKACRAAGLNVKIIPVPRQISASCGLACSYPCGDRGKVEAVVADKAIEVAEYHELAS; this is encoded by the coding sequence ATGGAATGTCTCGCAACTTTCGACACGACGCACATGGCGCTTTTCTTCGAGAAGGCCTGCCGCGCCGCCGGGCTCAACGTGAAGATAATCCCGGTGCCGCGCCAGATTTCCGCGAGCTGCGGGCTGGCGTGCAGTTATCCGTGCGGCGACCGCGGGAAGGTGGAGGCCGTCGTCGCGGACAAGGCTATAGAGGTCGCGGAGTACCACGAGCTCGCCTCCTAA
- a CDS encoding OmpH family outer membrane protein: MALKKTLTVMLAALSALVLAGSAFAADVVGTIDTQQVMFQHPKFQQVQRQVRDVTDKLQKEAQTAIDKESDNKKKADIYQAKRQELAQEERKLMEPLFKEINLAMRTVANQKKLTVVMDKGVVFYGGVDITNDVITELKKSAK, encoded by the coding sequence ATGGCATTGAAAAAAACGCTTACGGTAATGTTAGCCGCTCTGTCGGCTCTCGTCCTCGCCGGTTCCGCCTTCGCGGCGGACGTAGTCGGCACCATCGACACACAGCAGGTAATGTTCCAGCATCCTAAGTTCCAGCAGGTGCAGCGCCAGGTGCGCGACGTGACCGACAAGCTCCAGAAGGAAGCGCAGACCGCCATCGACAAAGAATCGGACAACAAGAAAAAAGCCGACATCTACCAGGCGAAGCGCCAGGAGCTCGCACAGGAAGAGAGAAAGCTCATGGAGCCGCTCTTCAAGGAAATCAACCTCGCCATGCGCACGGTCGCCAATCAGAAGAAACTCACCGTCGTCATGGACAAGGGCGTAGTCTTCTACGGCGGAGTGGACATCACCAACGACGTCATAACCGAGCTCAAAAAGAGCGCGAAGTAA
- a CDS encoding adenosine-specific kinase — translation MAENINISAVQIDIPEEANVIVGQSHFIKTVEDIYEAMATAAPCIEFGVAFCEASGDCLIRHDGNNAEMEKCAIENAQKMNAGHTFIIVMRKGYPINVLGRIKDVQEVCRIFAATANPLQVLVAESAQGRGVIGVIDGFPTKGVEDEKGAEWRVSLLRDIIGYKR, via the coding sequence ATGGCAGAAAACATCAACATAAGCGCAGTACAGATAGACATACCCGAAGAGGCCAACGTCATAGTGGGGCAGAGCCACTTCATCAAAACAGTCGAAGACATATACGAGGCGATGGCGACAGCCGCGCCCTGCATAGAATTCGGCGTCGCATTCTGCGAGGCGTCGGGCGACTGCCTCATACGCCACGACGGCAACAACGCGGAAATGGAAAAATGCGCGATAGAAAACGCGCAGAAAATGAACGCGGGGCATACATTCATCATCGTCATGCGCAAAGGCTACCCCATCAACGTGCTGGGCAGAATAAAAGACGTGCAGGAAGTCTGCCGCATATTCGCCGCCACCGCCAACCCGCTTCAGGTACTCGTCGCCGAAAGCGCGCAGGGCCGCGGCGTCATAGGCGTCATCGACGGCTTCCCCACCAAGGGCGTCGAAGACGAAAAAGGCGCGGAGTGGCGCGTGTCGCTGCTGCGCGACATAATCGGGTACAAGAGATAA